One Ignavibacterium album JCM 16511 genomic region harbors:
- a CDS encoding NAD(P)(+) transhydrogenase (Re/Si-specific) subunit beta gives MKAVIEITYLVSSILFIFGIKKLASPKTARLGNLYAAIGMFLAIVATLLDQNVLTYEWIIIGSIIGALLGAVMAIKVPMTGMPQMVGLLNGFGGGASTLVALSEYFRKNPNYPVDTGAAFILPVDQGIAIILSLLIGGVTFTGSLIAFGKLQGIVTGKVVKYPFQHPINLILLLSVLAAGAYVVINPTEMNLLFIITAVSLILGVLLVLPIGGADMPVAISLLNSYSGLAASTTGFVLGNNELIIAGALVGASGIILTIIMCKGMNRSLLNVVMGGWASAGTTGPATTTSAKGQVKSIDTEELAMLLDAVRSVIIVPGYGMAVAQAQHAIRDLMNVLEKKGVNVRFAIHPVAGRMPGHMNVLLAEAQVPYDKLYAMEDINDDFPNTDVVIVIGANDVVNPAARHDPNSPIYGMPILNVDYAKTVIINKRSLNVGYAGIDNELFFYPNALMYFGDAKEAVTRLVNELKASS, from the coding sequence ATGAAAGCTGTTATTGAAATTACTTATTTGGTCTCTTCAATTTTATTCATCTTCGGAATAAAAAAATTAGCGTCACCGAAAACCGCTAGACTGGGAAATCTTTATGCTGCAATCGGAATGTTCCTTGCTATTGTTGCGACTTTACTTGATCAAAATGTTTTAACTTATGAATGGATAATTATTGGTTCAATCATTGGAGCTCTTCTTGGTGCAGTTATGGCTATTAAAGTTCCAATGACCGGAATGCCACAGATGGTTGGTTTGCTTAATGGTTTCGGTGGTGGAGCTTCAACATTAGTTGCTTTATCTGAGTACTTCAGAAAAAATCCCAATTATCCTGTTGATACTGGTGCAGCATTTATACTTCCTGTTGATCAGGGAATTGCAATTATCCTTAGTTTGCTGATTGGCGGTGTTACTTTCACTGGTTCTTTAATTGCATTCGGAAAGCTTCAGGGAATTGTAACCGGAAAAGTTGTAAAGTATCCGTTTCAACATCCAATCAACCTGATTCTCTTACTATCAGTTTTAGCTGCCGGAGCTTATGTGGTAATCAATCCGACTGAAATGAATTTACTTTTCATTATAACTGCTGTATCGCTTATACTAGGTGTTTTATTAGTTCTGCCGATTGGTGGTGCAGATATGCCCGTAGCGATTTCATTACTTAATTCCTATTCGGGCTTGGCTGCCTCTACAACAGGATTTGTTCTTGGGAATAATGAATTGATTATTGCCGGTGCTTTGGTTGGTGCTTCGGGAATAATTCTTACAATAATAATGTGCAAAGGAATGAATCGTTCATTATTAAATGTTGTGATGGGTGGTTGGGCAAGTGCAGGAACAACCGGACCAGCAACCACAACTTCTGCTAAAGGGCAGGTTAAATCAATTGATACCGAAGAACTTGCAATGTTGCTCGATGCTGTTCGCAGTGTTATTATAGTTCCTGGCTATGGAATGGCTGTTGCACAGGCACAACACGCTATAAGAGATTTGATGAATGTTCTTGAAAAGAAAGGAGTTAATGTTCGGTTTGCAATTCATCCTGTTGCTGGAAGAATGCCCGGACATATGAATGTCCTTCTCGCCGAAGCTCAGGTTCCGTACGATAAACTTTATGCAATGGAAGATATTAATGATGATTTTCCAAATACTGATGTTGTAATTGTAATTGGAGCTAACGATGTTGTTAATCCTGCTGCTCGGCATGATCCAAACAGTCCTATTTATGGAATGCCGATTCTGAATGTTGATTATGCCAAGACTGTAATAATCAACAAGAGATCATTAAATGTTGGTTATGCCGGAATTGATAACGAATTATTCTTTTATCCGAATGCATTGATGTATTTCGGAGATGCAAAAGAAGCAGTTACACGGCTTGTTAACGAATTGAAAGCATCCTCTTAA
- a CDS encoding type IX secretion system plug protein domain-containing protein, whose product MKKLIIIFMLSLTVNLFSQEIIIRSLQVYTSDDEKSFPVLTSKNQLVIEFDVQSQTLPVFNIVFRFCDRNWKPVDNIFFNNYGKNIAYFLDHFSLPVTVEEAEYHFINRFPDKAGYVSFPFSGKWRFYVVDPQDTTKVFAQGKFIVANPEVTLNVDLKKETIEDKAYYPPELARSLWVTVKTTIPDDLFNHFVDEAEIIRNHLVDYPIRINRNGQFDFNRKFEWDGSNNLTFIAKDFRPGNGYRQVNLMNTNTYSAKNVLARFEGFETDRFYKNPLPDFNGGMILYNYKDPYATYMNVKFSIKPSVKIYGDVYLVGAFNEWKVSTDYKMDFDGELYTKTVLLKRGIYDYQYVVVNGDPDVPDAIDWYILEGNNWEAPNTINVLLYYRDQNYGGYDRLIGFSRIKTK is encoded by the coding sequence TTGAAAAAGCTAATAATCATTTTTATGCTTTCACTGACTGTAAATTTATTCAGTCAGGAAATTATTATCCGAAGTCTTCAGGTATATACTTCCGATGATGAAAAATCATTCCCGGTTTTAACTTCAAAAAATCAGCTAGTAATTGAATTTGATGTTCAAAGCCAAACTCTTCCTGTTTTCAATATTGTTTTCAGATTTTGCGACAGAAACTGGAAACCGGTTGATAATATTTTCTTTAATAACTATGGAAAAAATATTGCCTACTTTCTTGACCATTTTTCTTTACCTGTAACAGTTGAAGAAGCAGAATATCATTTCATCAATCGTTTTCCTGATAAAGCCGGTTATGTTAGTTTTCCTTTCTCGGGTAAGTGGAGGTTTTATGTTGTAGATCCTCAGGATACTACAAAAGTCTTTGCACAAGGAAAATTTATTGTAGCAAATCCTGAAGTTACTTTGAATGTTGATCTGAAAAAAGAAACTATAGAAGACAAAGCATATTATCCTCCGGAGCTTGCAAGGTCGCTGTGGGTAACTGTTAAGACAACAATTCCGGATGATTTATTCAATCACTTTGTTGATGAAGCAGAAATTATAAGAAATCATCTTGTAGATTATCCAATAAGAATTAATAGGAACGGACAATTTGATTTTAATAGAAAATTTGAATGGGATGGTTCAAATAATCTGACTTTCATTGCAAAAGATTTTCGTCCCGGCAATGGATACAGGCAAGTTAATTTAATGAACACAAATACTTACAGCGCTAAAAATGTGTTAGCCAGGTTTGAAGGTTTTGAAACAGATCGCTTTTATAAAAATCCTCTGCCTGATTTTAACGGAGGAATGATTCTTTACAATTATAAAGATCCTTATGCAACTTATATGAATGTAAAGTTTTCTATCAAACCATCAGTTAAAATCTATGGCGATGTTTATCTTGTCGGAGCTTTTAATGAATGGAAAGTTTCGACTGATTATAAAATGGATTTTGATGGTGAGCTTTATACAAAAACAGTCTTACTTAAAAGAGGCATTTATGATTATCAGTATGTTGTTGTTAATGGTGATCCGGATGTCCCCGATGCAATCGATTGGTATATTCTCGAAGGTAATAATTGGGAAGCACCAAACACAATCAATGTTCTTCTTTACTACCGTGATCAGAACTATGGTGGTTATGATCGCTTAATTGGATTTTCAAGAATTAAAACAAAATAA
- a CDS encoding Gfo/Idh/MocA family protein, producing MNKLKVGVIGVGHLGKLHTKMFKSIENCELIGVYDANEQTAKSVAQEYQATVFKSVDELLKNTQAVSIAATTSAHYQLAKKAFEFNNHVFIEKPITATIEEAEELVNISDEKKLNLQVGHIERFNPGLLALEHYITDPKFIQSDRLAQFNPRGTDVAVVLDLMIHDIDIILSFIKSPVKNIEANGVEVVSDHIDIANARIQFENGAVANVTASRISQKKMRKMRIFQKDNYLSLDFVTGVSEVYRLLPVDSPVSNGSISFGEIGIGEKKKRLVYEQPETKEVNALQYELQLFVNSVLDKTRPVVSGEDGLRALKVAEAIIEKINESKKVIL from the coding sequence ATGAATAAGTTAAAAGTTGGAGTTATTGGAGTTGGTCATCTTGGAAAACTTCATACAAAAATGTTCAAGTCAATTGAGAATTGTGAATTGATTGGTGTTTATGACGCAAATGAGCAAACAGCAAAATCTGTTGCACAGGAATATCAGGCAACTGTTTTCAAATCGGTTGATGAGTTATTAAAAAACACTCAGGCCGTTTCGATTGCAGCTACAACAAGTGCTCATTATCAGTTAGCTAAAAAAGCATTTGAATTTAACAATCATGTTTTCATCGAAAAACCAATAACTGCGACAATTGAAGAAGCAGAGGAATTAGTTAATATTTCCGATGAGAAAAAATTAAATCTTCAGGTTGGCCATATTGAGAGATTTAATCCGGGTTTACTTGCACTTGAGCATTATATTACTGATCCGAAATTCATTCAAAGCGATCGCCTTGCACAATTTAATCCGAGAGGAACAGATGTGGCTGTGGTTCTGGATTTAATGATTCACGATATTGATATAATACTGAGCTTTATTAAAAGTCCGGTTAAAAATATTGAAGCAAACGGAGTTGAAGTTGTTTCAGATCATATTGATATTGCAAATGCAAGGATACAATTTGAGAACGGAGCTGTTGCTAATGTTACTGCAAGCAGAATTTCTCAAAAGAAAATGAGAAAGATGAGAATATTTCAGAAAGATAATTACTTGTCTTTGGATTTTGTAACAGGTGTGAGTGAAGTTTACAGATTACTGCCGGTCGATTCACCAGTATCAAATGGTTCGATATCTTTTGGAGAAATCGGAATTGGTGAAAAGAAAAAAAGATTAGTTTATGAACAACCCGAAACAAAGGAAGTAAACGCTTTGCAATATGAGTTACAACTTTTTGTCAATTCAGTTTTGGATAAAACAAGACCTGTGGTTTCAGGCGAAGATGGACTTCGTGCATTGAAAGTTGCTGAAGCAATAATCGAAAAAATAAATGAATCAAAGAAAGTTATCCTATGA
- a CDS encoding ROK family protein, whose product MAKSEKYAVGVDLGGTNIKVGIVSESGRIISKTSVKTEAMSGPKVVIKNIKKGINEILKNNKRKISGIGIGAPGIVSTKKGTVQNPPNLPGWDEIELGAIIKKEFGLKVNVENDANAAAIGELIFGAGKKFESFVMVTLGTGVGGGIVFNHKIFRGEIGGAGEIGHVCIDPNGPRCNCGSTGCIEAYAGNHYIKESVKKDLHNHPSSKIWELIENDLEKVSPRVIQMAAELGDVYAKEFIHDLGIKLGVAFTSISNVLDISTFIIGGGVAGFGSPLFTTIKSTMVSRVLTPLKHRIKIVPAKLKNEAGILGASALVFYNT is encoded by the coding sequence ATGGCTAAATCAGAAAAATATGCTGTTGGTGTTGACTTAGGCGGAACGAATATAAAAGTCGGAATAGTCTCCGAAAGCGGTAGAATCATTTCTAAGACTTCTGTAAAAACAGAAGCTATGTCAGGACCAAAAGTTGTTATTAAGAATATTAAAAAAGGTATCAACGAAATTTTAAAGAACAACAAAAGAAAAATTTCCGGAATTGGAATTGGTGCGCCCGGAATTGTTTCTACAAAAAAAGGTACTGTACAAAATCCGCCTAATCTTCCAGGTTGGGATGAGATTGAACTTGGAGCAATTATCAAAAAAGAATTTGGGTTGAAAGTTAATGTTGAGAATGATGCTAATGCTGCTGCTATTGGAGAACTGATTTTCGGTGCCGGAAAAAAGTTTGAATCATTTGTTATGGTAACACTTGGAACCGGCGTCGGTGGTGGAATAGTATTCAATCATAAAATTTTCAGAGGAGAAATTGGTGGTGCAGGAGAAATTGGTCATGTTTGTATTGATCCAAACGGACCAAGATGCAACTGTGGCTCAACAGGTTGTATTGAAGCATACGCAGGAAATCACTACATAAAAGAATCAGTAAAGAAAGATCTTCACAATCATCCGTCATCAAAAATCTGGGAACTTATTGAAAATGATCTTGAAAAAGTATCTCCAAGAGTAATTCAAATGGCTGCAGAACTTGGTGATGTTTATGCCAAAGAATTTATTCACGATCTTGGAATTAAGCTTGGAGTTGCTTTCACATCAATAAGTAATGTGCTTGATATCAGTACTTTCATTATCGGTGGAGGAGTCGCCGGATTTGGAAGTCCTCTGTTCACAACAATAAAATCAACAATGGTTTCTAGAGTTTTAACTCCACTTAAACACAGGATTAAAATTGTTCCTGCAAAACTTAAAAACGAAGCAGGAATCCTCGGTGCATCAGCACTAGTATTTTATAATACATAA
- a CDS encoding putative LPS assembly protein LptD → MKQKLILILSLIFIHISIAQINDSILAPQNFNSLPDTSLNTKPKKYDVDTTVFAEAKDSIFFKIKEKKMLIYGNGNLKYKQTEIKSGRIEIDFEKSIIDAYGIKDDSLNKYIETPVLAEAGETYKGNRMKYNFKTQQGVISFAQTEQEGSKYTGQKIKKVDKDVYFISDGVYTTCEDSIPHYYFYSPKMKVIHKEQIVAEWIFLYFGGVPFPIPLPFAVFPIESGRRSGIIAPVFGDDGTYGTYFSRFGYFWAISDYMDLNMTGDYYTRGSYRINSLFRYAKRYEFNGSLDGSFGNFVIGEKDDPDRSESKDWRLRWNHNQTITPTMRFDARLEFLSNNQITRNISDINDLLRNEAVSNATLFKTWDESRNSISINYNRRQVFQTNEVFEILPSITFTMSQKYPFRSGSASTKNILETFGYSYSGNFENRRDRKDRDLKIRGGINHQLTASLSPKIGYFSISPSFNYQERWYNKRIQRYSIPNFEGKDSIITNDVKEINFVRTFSLGVSASTKFYGIFNPEMLGVKSIRHTVIPSISYSFTPDFSTDGWGYYDYYTNQAGQRIKYNKFENEIFGGASNRESQAINFSLSNIFEMKTQNDPTDTTSKENKIQLLNLGANIGYDFTADSLKFSDLRLNYRTQIGTFFSFNGASSFSLYDYEGKIPRVNRFLYDAGKGLLRLTSFNFSVSLTLSGEKLKSAQTRQTSRPMQESGFAQDNRNIYQGLYYMNDPDFTIPWDISLNYYFNESRPTPNNISKSSSISGSMNFNLTPAWKFSVTGSYDLNRKEFAAPVIRISRDLDCWIMNFTWNPVGTFRGYMFELRVKAPQLQDLKITKRDQFFEGR, encoded by the coding sequence ATGAAACAAAAATTAATCTTAATTCTATCTTTAATTTTTATTCATATTTCAATAGCGCAAATTAATGATTCCATTTTAGCTCCTCAGAATTTTAATTCACTTCCTGATACTTCGCTAAATACGAAACCAAAAAAGTATGATGTTGATACAACTGTTTTTGCTGAAGCGAAAGATTCTATCTTCTTTAAAATCAAAGAAAAGAAAATGCTGATTTATGGAAATGGAAATCTAAAATACAAGCAAACAGAAATTAAAAGTGGTAGAATAGAAATTGATTTTGAAAAAAGTATTATTGATGCCTATGGAATTAAAGATGACTCACTAAACAAGTACATCGAAACTCCTGTGCTTGCTGAAGCTGGTGAAACATACAAAGGCAATCGGATGAAATATAACTTCAAAACTCAACAGGGAGTTATTTCATTCGCACAAACAGAGCAGGAAGGTTCTAAATACACGGGACAGAAAATTAAAAAAGTTGATAAAGATGTTTATTTCATTTCAGATGGAGTTTATACTACTTGTGAAGATAGTATTCCTCACTACTACTTTTATTCACCAAAGATGAAAGTAATCCACAAAGAACAGATTGTTGCAGAATGGATTTTTCTTTATTTCGGTGGAGTACCTTTTCCGATTCCACTACCTTTTGCCGTTTTCCCGATTGAGTCAGGAAGAAGATCAGGAATTATAGCTCCTGTTTTTGGTGATGACGGAACATATGGCACTTACTTTTCAAGATTTGGTTACTTCTGGGCAATCAGTGATTATATGGATTTAAATATGACAGGAGATTATTACACAAGAGGAAGTTATCGAATCAATAGTCTATTCAGATATGCCAAGCGTTATGAATTCAACGGAAGTCTCGATGGCAGCTTCGGAAATTTTGTAATAGGTGAAAAAGATGATCCTGACAGAAGCGAATCAAAAGATTGGCGATTGAGGTGGAATCACAATCAAACAATAACACCTACGATGAGATTTGATGCACGACTGGAATTCTTATCCAATAATCAGATAACAAGAAATATTTCTGATATAAATGACCTCTTAAGAAATGAAGCTGTTTCAAATGCAACTCTTTTCAAAACCTGGGATGAATCCAGAAACAGTATATCAATTAATTATAACAGGCGACAAGTATTTCAGACCAATGAAGTATTTGAAATTCTACCAAGCATAACTTTTACAATGTCACAGAAATATCCATTTCGTTCGGGAAGTGCCAGCACAAAAAATATTCTTGAAACATTTGGTTATTCATATTCCGGTAATTTTGAGAATCGAAGAGATAGAAAAGATCGTGATTTGAAAATCAGAGGCGGAATTAATCATCAGTTAACGGCAAGTCTATCACCTAAAATTGGTTACTTCAGTATTTCACCGTCGTTTAATTATCAGGAGCGTTGGTATAATAAACGGATACAAAGATATTCTATTCCGAATTTTGAAGGAAAAGATTCAATTATAACTAATGATGTTAAAGAAATTAATTTTGTCAGAACTTTTTCACTTGGTGTAAGTGCCTCTACAAAATTCTATGGAATTTTTAATCCTGAAATGTTGGGTGTTAAATCAATCAGACATACAGTGATTCCAAGTATAAGTTATTCATTTACACCTGACTTTTCAACCGACGGTTGGGGATATTATGATTATTATACCAACCAGGCAGGTCAAAGAATAAAATACAATAAGTTTGAAAATGAAATTTTCGGTGGAGCTTCGAACAGAGAATCGCAAGCAATTAATTTTTCTTTGTCCAATATTTTTGAAATGAAAACCCAAAATGACCCAACTGATACAACATCGAAAGAAAATAAAATCCAGCTGCTTAATCTCGGTGCAAATATCGGCTATGACTTTACCGCTGACAGTTTAAAATTTTCTGATTTACGATTGAATTACAGGACACAAATAGGAACATTCTTTAGTTTCAATGGTGCTTCATCTTTTTCCCTTTACGATTATGAAGGTAAAATTCCAAGAGTGAACAGATTTCTTTATGATGCAGGAAAAGGTTTATTGAGATTAACAAGTTTTAATTTTTCTGTATCATTAACTCTTTCAGGTGAGAAATTAAAATCTGCTCAGACTCGACAAACATCCCGACCTATGCAGGAATCAGGTTTTGCACAGGACAACAGAAATATCTATCAGGGACTTTATTACATGAATGATCCTGATTTTACAATTCCCTGGGATATTAGTTTGAATTATTATTTTAATGAATCAAGGCCAACCCCAAATAATATCTCCAAATCTTCAAGTATCAGTGGTAGCATGAATTTTAATTTAACTCCTGCCTGGAAATTTTCTGTTACAGGAAGTTATGATTTAAATCGAAAAGAGTTTGCTGCACCGGTTATCAGAATTTCACGCGACCTTGATTGCTGGATTATGAATTTCACCTGGAATCCAGTTGGAACATTCCGCGGATATATGTTTGAATTAAGAGTAAAAGCTCCGCAACTTCAGGATTTAAAGATCACAAAGCGCGATCAATTCTTCGAAGGAAGATAA
- a CDS encoding NYN domain-containing protein, with the protein MIHYIIDGNNLIGKITSLNSLPDKQMARHKLSLMLERYFQKKKVKVSLHFDGFENEPIKVSGIKIHYSQNRSADEVIKKEIETINNRNSVYVISSDIEIISFAKVCGCKVLKSEEFYKLTINQNKQEEEKPSNFDTDEFKRLFGIE; encoded by the coding sequence ATGATTCATTATATAATTGATGGAAATAATCTTATTGGTAAAATTACTTCACTCAATTCCTTGCCTGATAAACAAATGGCTCGTCACAAGCTTTCTTTAATGCTCGAAAGATATTTTCAGAAAAAAAAGGTTAAAGTAAGTTTACACTTTGATGGCTTTGAAAATGAACCTATCAAAGTATCTGGTATTAAAATTCATTATTCTCAAAATCGTTCTGCAGATGAAGTAATTAAAAAAGAAATAGAAACGATTAATAATCGAAATTCTGTTTATGTCATTTCTTCCGACATTGAAATAATCTCTTTTGCAAAAGTTTGCGGATGTAAAGTTCTGAAATCTGAAGAGTTTTATAAGCTGACAATTAATCAGAATAAACAGGAAGAAGAAAAGCCCTCAAACTTCGACACTGATGAATTCAAAAGACTATTTGGTATTGAATGA
- a CDS encoding M14 family zinc carboxypeptidase, whose amino-acid sequence MKYIFTVLFFLSTNFLIAQIDIREIFENKTEVYFRFEITDRSELDVLTNIISIDNVQNGKTVYAYANILEFEEFIKLKYDFEILPNPSTLIQPEMSNNIEDIKVWDVYPTYDAYVNLMYQFQNNYPQICKVIDAGNTVQGRKILFVKISDNVEQREPEPQFMYTSSMHGDELTGYVLMLRLIDSLLTSYGSDSRITNMINNAEIWINPLANPDGTYRSGNSTVSGATRYNFNNYDLNRNFPDPVNGINPNQQIEVTRFRTLQEANNFSLIANFHGGAEVVNYPWDTWANTGSNARIHADQTWYQYISHLYADTCQAYSTAGYMSGFDDGTTNGGDWYVIHGGRQDYTNWYRHGREVTVEISNTKLPPASQLPSFWEYNKRSFLNYIEHIFYGINGIVTDTVGNPVRAKITIISHDYDSSEVYSDIVTGFYNRMIQPGTYTLKFQSPGYFDLITDQVQITSYTSSVTINVQMIPVVPIPVELSSFTATVTGNEVQLNWTTVTETNNKGFEVQRSVILSEERNLYWESIGFVDGKGTSTEVNHYSYNDKSLMSGKYSYRLKQIDYDGSFKYSNEIDVNIENLKTFSLEQNYPNPFNPSTKIRWQSPVSSWQTLKVYDILGNEVATLVDEYREAGIYEVEFNAENLSSGIYLYKLQEGSLIDTKKMILMR is encoded by the coding sequence ATGAAATATATTTTTACTGTCCTGTTCTTTTTATCAACCAACTTTTTGATTGCCCAAATTGACATCAGAGAAATATTTGAAAACAAAACGGAAGTTTATTTCCGATTTGAAATAACAGATCGAAGCGAACTTGATGTCCTCACAAACATTATTTCAATTGATAATGTTCAAAACGGTAAAACTGTTTATGCTTATGCGAACATTCTTGAGTTTGAAGAATTTATTAAACTGAAATATGATTTTGAAATTCTTCCGAATCCATCCACACTGATTCAACCGGAAATGAGTAATAATATTGAAGACATCAAAGTATGGGATGTTTATCCCACTTATGATGCTTATGTTAATCTTATGTATCAGTTTCAAAACAATTATCCGCAGATCTGCAAAGTTATTGATGCTGGTAATACTGTTCAGGGTAGAAAAATTTTGTTTGTAAAAATCTCTGATAATGTTGAACAAAGAGAACCGGAACCTCAGTTTATGTACACATCGAGTATGCACGGAGATGAGTTAACAGGATATGTTTTAATGCTTAGACTGATTGATTCCCTTCTTACTTCTTACGGTAGTGATTCAAGAATAACCAATATGATTAATAACGCAGAAATTTGGATTAATCCATTAGCAAATCCTGATGGAACTTACAGAAGTGGAAACAGCACAGTGAGCGGTGCAACAAGATATAACTTCAATAATTATGATTTGAATAGGAATTTCCCCGATCCTGTAAATGGCATAAACCCCAATCAGCAAATTGAAGTTACAAGATTTAGAACACTTCAGGAAGCTAATAACTTTTCATTAATTGCTAACTTTCACGGCGGAGCTGAAGTTGTAAATTATCCGTGGGATACCTGGGCAAATACTGGAAGCAATGCAAGAATTCATGCTGATCAAACTTGGTATCAATATATTTCTCATCTTTATGCTGATACTTGTCAGGCATATTCTACAGCTGGTTATATGAGTGGTTTTGATGATGGAACTACAAATGGTGGTGATTGGTATGTAATTCACGGCGGCAGACAAGATTATACAAATTGGTACCGACACGGAAGAGAAGTAACAGTTGAAATTTCGAATACGAAACTTCCACCGGCATCACAGTTACCGTCTTTCTGGGAATACAATAAGAGGTCATTCTTAAATTATATTGAACATATTTTTTATGGAATAAATGGAATAGTTACCGATACAGTTGGAAATCCAGTTCGTGCTAAGATTACTATTATCAGTCACGATTATGATAGCTCTGAAGTTTATTCTGATATCGTAACTGGATTTTATAACAGGATGATTCAACCTGGAACTTATACATTAAAATTTCAGTCGCCCGGATATTTTGATTTAATAACTGATCAGGTTCAAATCACATCGTATACATCATCAGTTACAATCAATGTTCAAATGATTCCTGTTGTTCCAATTCCGGTTGAACTCAGTTCATTCACAGCAACAGTAACAGGAAATGAAGTTCAGCTAAATTGGACAACAGTTACTGAAACTAATAATAAAGGATTTGAAGTTCAGCGATCTGTCATTTTGAGCGAAGAAAGGAATCTTTATTGGGAATCAATAGGTTTCGTTGATGGAAAAGGGACAAGTACAGAAGTAAATCATTATTCATATAATGATAAAAGTCTGATGAGCGGAAAATACAGTTACAGACTTAAACAAATTGATTATGATGGTTCATTCAAATATTCAAATGAAATTGATGTAAACATCGAAAATCTTAAAACATTTTCACTTGAACAGAATTATCCAAACCCATTCAATCCAAGTACAAAAATCAGGTGGCAGTCACCAGTAAGCAGTTGGCAAACTTTAAAGGTTTATGATATTCTTGGAAATGAAGTTGCAACACTTGTGGATGAGTACCGGGAAGCAGGAATATATGAGGTTGAATTTAATGCCGAAAATCTCTCTTCAGGAATTTATCTCTATAAATTGCAAGAGGGAAGCTTAATTGACACCAAAAAAATGATTTTAATGCGATGA
- a CDS encoding choice-of-anchor V domain-containing protein → MKINLVLLALFISFVAFSYSGLFERPTELLGGTELNGAGCVCHTVVRDTSVKVWIEGPDTLMVGQTGIYHMYLAGGPAQAGGYNVAGRFGTMVLTDSFSFWDYRSPNELTQAFPLVFPSASDTIYWEFGYTASDSSAIDTLYSCGLSIVYDGIPDSLDRWNFGPKFPITIVQGTIPVELISFSAELKNNSVELNWITASETNNKGFEVQRIQKSEVNGQTWKNVSFIPGKGTSTEINHYSFRDKNLERGEYIYRLKQIDFDGSFTFSEEVEVNINIPSEFALLQNYPNPFNPSTKIKYVISSETRNLVTLKVYDALGNEVATLVNEEKSPGEYEVEFSVGRNSGPDITSGVYLYQLSAGNFTETRKMILLK, encoded by the coding sequence ATGAAAATTAATTTAGTACTCTTAGCTCTCTTTATATCTTTTGTCGCATTCTCTTATTCTGGATTATTTGAACGTCCAACTGAATTGCTTGGTGGAACTGAATTAAACGGTGCTGGTTGCGTTTGTCACACAGTGGTTCGTGATACTTCAGTTAAAGTCTGGATTGAAGGTCCTGATACATTGATGGTTGGTCAAACAGGAATTTATCATATGTATCTTGCCGGCGGACCAGCTCAGGCTGGTGGATACAATGTTGCCGGAAGATTTGGTACAATGGTGCTTACTGATTCATTCTCTTTCTGGGATTATCGTTCACCAAATGAACTTACACAAGCTTTCCCTTTAGTGTTTCCATCTGCTTCTGATACTATTTATTGGGAGTTTGGATATACTGCTTCTGATTCTTCTGCGATTGACACTCTTTATTCGTGTGGGCTAAGTATCGTTTATGATGGCATTCCAGATTCACTCGACCGATGGAATTTCGGACCAAAATTTCCAATTACCATTGTTCAGGGAACTATACCAGTTGAATTAATTTCCTTCAGCGCAGAATTGAAAAATAATTCTGTTGAACTAAACTGGATTACTGCATCTGAAACGAATAACAAAGGATTTGAAGTTCAGAGAATTCAAAAGTCAGAAGTCAATGGTCAAACCTGGAAAAATGTTTCGTTCATTCCTGGAAAAGGTACAAGCACAGAAATAAATCATTACTCATTTAGAGATAAAAACTTAGAACGTGGAGAATACATTTACAGATTAAAGCAAATTGATTTTGATGGCAGTTTTACTTTCTCTGAAGAAGTAGAAGTCAACATAAATATACCCTCTGAATTTGCATTACTTCAGAATTATCCTAATCCTTTCAATCCAAGTACAAAAATTAAATATGTCATTTCGAGCGAAACGAGGAATCTCGTAACACTTAAAGTTTACGATGCACTTGGAAATGAGGTTGCGACATTAGTGAATGAAGAAAAATCTCCTGGTGAATACGAAGTTGAATTTAGCGTAGGTCGGAACTCTGGTCCTGATATTACAAGCGGAGTATATCTATATCAATTAAGTGCAGGAAATTTTACTGAAACAAGAAAGATGATTCTGCTAAAATGA